Proteins encoded together in one Amblyomma americanum isolate KBUSLIRL-KWMA chromosome 1, ASM5285725v1, whole genome shotgun sequence window:
- the LOC144119056 gene encoding uncharacterized protein LOC144119056 has product MEQLVKLEDILTSAAVCSRYTADELEAALGVHAANFDLCRLSAQFMLLSTLLNGADSTTTLGILEILQRESQNIRELMDQVVRYAQLLFSIPASVASGERSFSALRRIITYLRNRMTQKRLSHLLISHIHKERMALLCLDDVIREFVSRTAERAATFGPA; this is encoded by the coding sequence ATGGAACAGCTCGTAAAACTAGAAGACATCTTAACCAGTGCCGCTGTATGTAGTCGGTATACAGCAGATGAACTAGAGGCGGCTTTGGGAGTGCATGCAGCTAATTTTGACTTGTGCAGACTCTCGGCGCAGTTTATGCTATTATCAACTCTTCTAAACGGGGCTGATTCTACCACAACTCTGGGCATTTTGGAGATCCTACAAAGAGAATCGCAAAACATTCGCGAGTTGATGGATCAGGTCGTGAGGTATGCTCAGCTTTTGTTTTCTATACCAGCGTCTGTCGCTTCTGGGGAACGCTCTTTTAGTGCTCTGCGCAGAATCATAACGTATTTGCGCAACCGAATGACTCAAAAGAGGTTATCGCATCTTTTGATTTCGCATATACACAAAGAAAGAATGGCGCTCCTATGTTTAGACGACGTCATAAGGGAGTTTGTGAGCAGAACAGCGGAGCGAGCAGCAACCTTTGGTCCTGCCTAA